One genomic segment of Macaca fascicularis isolate 582-1 chromosome 19, T2T-MFA8v1.1 includes these proteins:
- the MIA gene encoding melanoma-derived growth regulatory protein, which produces MAWSLVFLGVIVLLSAFSGPGVGGGPMPKLADRKLCADQECSYPISMAVALQDYMAPDCRFLTIHRGQVVYVFSKLKGRGRLFWGGSVQGDYYGDLAARLGYFPSSIVREDQTLKPGKVDVKTDKWDFYCQ; this is translated from the exons ATGGCCTGGTCCCTGGTGTTCCTCGGTGTCATCGTCTTGCTGTCTGCCTTCTCCGGACCTGGTGTCGGGGGTGGCCCTATGCCCAAGCTGGCTGACCGGAAGCTGTGTGCAGACCAGGAGTGCAGCT ACCCTATCTCCATGGCTGTGGCCCTTCAGGACTACATGGCCCCCGACTGCCGATTCCTGACCATTCACCGGGGCCAAGTGGTGTATGTCTTCTCCAAGCTGAAGGGCCGTGGGCGGCTCTTCTGGGGAGGCAGC GTTCAGGGAGATTACTATGGAGATCTGGCCGCTCGCCTGGGCTATTTCCCCAGTAGCATTGTCCGGGAGGACCAGACCCTGAAACCTGGCAAAGTCGATGTGAAGACAGAC aaATGGGATTTCTACTGCCAGTGA